A stretch of the Streptomyces ortus genome encodes the following:
- the chvE gene encoding multiple monosaccharide ABC transporter substrate-binding protein codes for MRARTTVAAAISTALAISLTACGEGSDSGSDGKAASVGIAMPTKTSQRWINDGQNMVDELKGFGYTTTLKYADNDPKNQVAQVEAMIDSGVDALVIASVNGKVFNNVLEKAKAADVAVISYDRLILGTPNVDYYATFDNVKVGTIQADYISEGLGLVNGSGKGPFTVELFAGSPDDNNTKYFYEAAMEVLEPYIQSGDLIVRSGETELNEITTLRWDGPTAEKRMNKLLDAEYSDQDIDAVLSPYDGMSLGIIKALKAHGYGTAAKPLPLVTGQDAEVPSIKAIMDGDQSQTVYKDTRELALVTAYMVNSVVHGKKPALNDTRTYDNGKKVVPAYLLEPVGVDKANYEQVLVDSGYIKKSDLK; via the coding sequence ATGCGCGCCCGCACCACCGTAGCTGCGGCCATTTCGACGGCCCTGGCCATCTCCCTCACCGCGTGTGGTGAGGGATCCGATTCCGGGAGCGACGGAAAGGCCGCATCCGTGGGTATCGCCATGCCCACGAAGACGTCCCAGCGGTGGATCAACGACGGCCAGAACATGGTCGACGAGCTCAAGGGGTTCGGCTACACCACCACCCTCAAGTACGCCGACAACGACCCGAAGAACCAGGTCGCGCAGGTCGAAGCCATGATCGACAGCGGCGTCGACGCCCTGGTCATAGCCTCGGTCAACGGCAAGGTGTTCAACAACGTCCTGGAGAAGGCGAAAGCGGCCGACGTGGCGGTGATTTCCTACGACCGGCTGATCCTCGGCACTCCGAACGTCGACTACTACGCGACCTTCGACAACGTCAAGGTCGGCACCATCCAGGCCGACTACATCTCGGAGGGCCTCGGGCTCGTCAACGGCAGCGGCAAGGGCCCGTTCACCGTCGAACTCTTCGCGGGGTCCCCCGACGACAACAACACCAAGTACTTCTACGAGGCCGCCATGGAGGTTCTGGAACCGTACATCCAGAGCGGCGACCTGATCGTCAGATCCGGGGAGACAGAGCTCAACGAGATCACCACGCTGCGCTGGGACGGCCCCACGGCGGAGAAGCGCATGAACAAGCTGCTCGACGCCGAGTACTCCGACCAGGACATCGACGCGGTCCTCTCCCCGTACGACGGTATGTCGCTCGGCATCATCAAGGCGCTCAAGGCGCACGGCTACGGCACCGCCGCCAAGCCGCTGCCCCTCGTCACGGGCCAGGACGCCGAGGTGCCCTCGATCAAGGCGATCATGGACGGCGACCAGTCGCAGACCGTCTACAAGGACACCCGCGAGCTGGCCCTGGTCACCGCCTACATGGTCAACTCCGTGGTCCACGGCAAGAAGCCGGCACTCAACGACACCAGGACGTACGACAACGGCAAGAAGGTCGTCCCCGCGTACCTCCTGGAGCCGGTGGGCGTCGACAAGGCCAACTACGAGCAGGTGCTCGTCGACTCGGGCTACATCAAGAAGAGCGACCTGAAGTAG
- a CDS encoding FAD-dependent monooxygenase: MKIACVGGGPAGLYLSILLKRQDPDHEITVHERNPAGSTYGWGVTYWGSLLGKLEAGDPESARAVRENSVRWSDGVAHVGDRTTTHHGDEGFGIGRGRLLDILAERARALGVRVEFEDEIADGAALPEADLVVACDGVRSGVRERHAAHFGTEVALGRNRYIWLGTTKVFEAFTFAFVQTPHGWIWCYAYGFGDDRSTCVVECSPETWTGLGLDRADEAEGLARLEELFVKLLDGHRLIGRASAGGSAQWLNFRTLTNRTWSHGNVVLLGDAAHTTHYSIGAGTTLALEDAIALADALGEGAGTPGQAGLAPALAAYEKVRKAELLSVQSAARHSAQWYENLPRYIDLPPAQMFALLGQRHSPLLPYVPPQLYYRLDRAAGRLESLRRLKRWLGPRLARTLHGSATKG; encoded by the coding sequence GTGAAGATCGCCTGCGTCGGCGGTGGGCCCGCCGGCCTGTACCTCTCGATCCTGCTGAAGCGCCAGGACCCGGACCACGAGATCACGGTCCATGAACGCAACCCGGCCGGATCGACCTACGGCTGGGGCGTGACGTACTGGGGGAGCCTGCTCGGCAAACTGGAGGCGGGAGACCCCGAGTCGGCGCGGGCCGTGCGGGAGAACTCGGTCCGCTGGAGCGACGGGGTCGCGCACGTCGGCGACCGCACCACCACGCACCACGGTGACGAGGGCTTCGGTATCGGCCGCGGCCGGCTGCTGGACATCCTCGCCGAGCGGGCCCGCGCCCTGGGCGTACGCGTCGAGTTCGAGGACGAGATCGCCGACGGGGCCGCACTGCCCGAGGCCGACCTGGTCGTCGCCTGCGACGGCGTGCGCAGCGGGGTGCGCGAGCGCCACGCCGCCCACTTCGGCACCGAGGTGGCACTCGGCCGCAACCGATACATCTGGCTGGGCACCACGAAGGTCTTCGAGGCGTTCACCTTCGCCTTCGTACAGACACCGCACGGCTGGATCTGGTGCTACGCCTACGGGTTCGGCGACGACCGCAGCACCTGTGTCGTCGAGTGCTCGCCCGAGACCTGGACGGGCCTCGGCCTCGACCGGGCCGACGAGGCAGAGGGGCTCGCCCGCCTCGAAGAGCTCTTCGTCAAGCTGCTGGACGGCCACCGGCTCATCGGACGGGCGAGCGCGGGCGGCAGCGCGCAGTGGCTGAACTTCCGCACCCTCACCAACCGGACCTGGTCCCACGGGAACGTCGTCCTGCTCGGCGACGCCGCCCACACCACGCACTACTCCATCGGCGCGGGCACCACCCTCGCCCTGGAGGACGCCATCGCCCTGGCCGACGCACTCGGCGAGGGGGCCGGGACGCCGGGGCAGGCCGGACTCGCCCCGGCCCTCGCCGCGTACGAGAAGGTGCGCAAGGCCGAACTGCTGTCCGTGCAGAGCGCGGCCCGCCACAGCGCCCAGTGGTACGAGAACCTGCCGCGGTACATCGACCTGCCCCCGGCGCAGATGTTCGCCCTGCTCGGCCAGCGGCACTCACCGCTGCTGCCGTACGTGCCACCGCAGCTCTACTACCGGCTCGACCGGGCGGCCGGGCGGCTCGAATCCCTGCGCAGGCTCAAGCGCTGGCTCGGCCCGAGGCTGGCACGGACCCTGCACGGGAGCGCCACCAAGGGCTGA
- a CDS encoding amidohydrolase family protein: MDRDRGDAALSLSRRRLLAAAGAAGAVTAIGLAPAAAQPRTGHSLSFTGATNGSATLAPGGDRLIAEIQNVLWSIPRTGGRAVPLTPAGLEPNRPVYAPDGGLVAFCAYRGGGFHLWTMRPDGSDVRRRTDGPFDDRGPAWSPDGTRIAFASERGGDPVAGSPYRIHVLDLRTGDLRRVTGLPGQTGPVQDGAWEDFDPTWSPDGERILFVRAKGVTTANGAGLDARTVAAVPASGTGPVVAEHTDTTTAQLMTPALSPDGRRLAYLRTTAAPNGSCTLVVDGEPVALAGDLAPVPPRWTPEGDLLLTVDGDFTLVRPERPTETDTIPFEGVLPVDRPRYEVKEYDLGEGRARPVRGIHLPALSPDGRQIAFAALNSLWLASSSGGKAPRRLRRAAATEYLLGPSWSRDGRTLLYADDRDGLLGVYRLDPATGEESALATGGRVHPALSPDGTRLACLDLTGRLVVRDLEGGTEKVLATPLGAGGLPGRPSWSPDGRYVAFCDRNRLNLRFREGYNLVRVVDTTTGQDRLHAVAPHVSIADRYDSGPVWSPDGRWMAVIVESALCLLPVAPDGTPRGDLRTLTTEPADHPSWSGDSRTLLYLSGAALRLIDAGGGPARTVRVPLDRRRPAPADTVVHAGRLWDGTGESVRDDVDIVVRGGRVTAVEPHRGRRAATTAVDASDKTVVPGLWDTHTHPWQATYGGRQTVGQLTYGITTAVSLGGFAHEQARIREAVTAGQLAGPRLLTTGELLDGSRVAYSMGRAHRTRAGLRRSLERGAALDWDFVKTYVRAPSWVMEEAARFGHERLGVRSGSHLLSPGVQLGQDLTTHLQATQRYEVGHATTATGHAYQDLLEIYTARGVDFGLIATLFTSTPLLGADPGLADDPRVTAVMPPWDGALVRQGATVPPSAAQLATLRTETDIYRRILAAGGLVALGTDQPLVPVGLSLHLGLRALHRGGLSPVEALRTATVLPARLFGLEGDLGTVRPGRLADLTVVDGDPFTDFDTLVRTVAVLRGGVPYRTDDLVAAYEPVSAPAARRAAREVDWLEAGRLMRLEGCCDAGH, translated from the coding sequence ATGGACCGAGACCGGGGCGACGCCGCCCTCTCCCTCTCCCGCCGCCGGCTCCTCGCGGCCGCGGGCGCCGCCGGTGCCGTCACCGCCATCGGCCTCGCACCCGCCGCCGCGCAGCCGCGTACCGGGCACTCCCTGTCCTTCACCGGGGCCACCAACGGATCGGCGACCCTCGCGCCCGGCGGGGACCGGCTGATCGCCGAGATCCAGAACGTGCTGTGGTCGATCCCGCGCACCGGTGGCAGAGCCGTCCCGCTCACCCCGGCCGGCCTGGAACCCAACCGGCCCGTGTACGCGCCGGACGGCGGCCTCGTCGCCTTCTGCGCCTACCGGGGCGGCGGCTTCCACCTCTGGACGATGCGGCCGGACGGGTCCGACGTACGCAGGCGCACCGACGGGCCCTTCGACGACCGCGGCCCGGCCTGGTCGCCCGACGGCACCCGGATCGCCTTCGCCTCCGAGCGCGGCGGCGACCCGGTGGCCGGCAGCCCGTACCGCATCCACGTGCTGGACCTGCGCACCGGCGACCTCCGCCGCGTGACCGGTCTGCCCGGCCAGACCGGCCCCGTACAGGACGGGGCCTGGGAGGACTTCGATCCCACCTGGTCACCGGACGGGGAGCGCATCCTGTTCGTCCGCGCGAAGGGCGTCACCACCGCGAACGGAGCGGGGCTCGACGCCCGGACCGTCGCCGCCGTCCCCGCCTCCGGCACAGGACCGGTCGTCGCGGAGCACACCGACACCACGACCGCCCAGCTCATGACTCCCGCCCTCTCGCCGGACGGACGCCGGCTGGCGTACCTGCGGACCACCGCGGCCCCCAACGGCTCCTGCACGCTGGTCGTCGACGGCGAGCCCGTCGCGCTCGCCGGGGACCTCGCACCCGTACCGCCGCGCTGGACGCCCGAGGGCGACCTGCTGCTCACTGTCGACGGCGACTTCACCCTCGTACGCCCGGAGAGGCCGACGGAGACGGACACCATCCCCTTCGAGGGTGTGCTGCCCGTCGACCGGCCGCGCTACGAGGTCAAGGAGTACGACCTGGGGGAGGGGCGGGCCCGGCCGGTGCGGGGGATCCATCTGCCCGCTCTCTCTCCCGACGGGCGGCAGATCGCCTTCGCCGCGCTCAACTCGCTCTGGCTGGCGAGCAGTTCGGGCGGGAAGGCACCCAGGCGGCTGCGCCGGGCGGCGGCCACGGAGTATCTGCTCGGGCCCTCGTGGTCACGCGACGGACGTACGCTGTTGTACGCGGACGACCGGGACGGTCTGCTCGGTGTGTACCGGCTGGATCCGGCCACGGGCGAGGAGAGCGCCCTCGCGACCGGCGGACGGGTCCACCCCGCGCTCTCGCCCGACGGGACCCGCCTCGCCTGCCTGGACCTGACCGGACGGCTCGTCGTCCGCGATCTCGAAGGCGGCACGGAGAAGGTGCTCGCCACCCCGCTCGGCGCGGGAGGGCTGCCCGGGCGCCCCAGCTGGTCGCCCGACGGCCGGTATGTGGCCTTCTGCGACCGCAACCGCCTCAACCTCCGCTTCCGGGAGGGCTACAACCTCGTCCGGGTCGTCGACACCACGACCGGGCAGGACCGGCTGCACGCGGTGGCACCTCACGTGTCGATCGCCGACCGGTACGACTCGGGCCCCGTCTGGTCCCCGGACGGACGCTGGATGGCGGTGATCGTCGAATCGGCGCTCTGTCTGCTGCCCGTCGCGCCCGACGGCACCCCGCGCGGCGACCTGCGCACCCTCACCACCGAACCGGCCGACCACCCCTCCTGGTCCGGCGACTCGCGGACCCTGCTGTACCTCTCCGGAGCCGCCCTGCGGCTGATCGACGCCGGCGGCGGACCGGCCCGTACCGTCCGGGTGCCGTTGGACCGGCGAAGGCCCGCGCCCGCCGACACCGTGGTGCACGCCGGGCGGCTCTGGGACGGCACGGGCGAGTCCGTACGCGACGACGTCGACATCGTCGTACGCGGCGGACGCGTCACCGCCGTCGAACCGCACCGCGGACGACGCGCGGCGACGACCGCTGTCGACGCCTCGGACAAGACCGTCGTCCCCGGCCTGTGGGACACGCACACCCACCCGTGGCAGGCCACCTACGGAGGCCGCCAGACGGTCGGCCAGCTCACCTACGGCATCACCACCGCCGTGTCCCTCGGCGGCTTCGCCCACGAACAGGCGCGTATCCGCGAGGCGGTGACAGCGGGTCAGCTCGCCGGTCCGCGCCTGCTGACCACCGGAGAACTCCTCGACGGCTCCCGGGTCGCGTACAGCATGGGACGCGCGCACCGTACGAGGGCCGGGCTGCGGCGCTCGCTGGAGCGGGGCGCGGCACTGGACTGGGACTTCGTCAAGACCTATGTGCGCGCGCCGAGTTGGGTGATGGAGGAGGCGGCGCGGTTCGGGCACGAGCGGCTCGGCGTGCGCTCGGGCAGCCATCTTCTGTCGCCCGGTGTGCAACTGGGCCAGGACCTGACGACCCATCTGCAGGCCACCCAGCGCTACGAGGTCGGACACGCGACCACCGCGACGGGGCACGCCTACCAGGACCTGCTGGAGATCTACACGGCGCGAGGGGTCGACTTCGGGCTCATCGCCACCCTCTTCACCTCCACGCCCCTGCTCGGCGCGGACCCCGGCCTGGCGGACGATCCCAGGGTGACCGCCGTGATGCCGCCCTGGGACGGCGCCCTCGTCCGGCAGGGCGCGACCGTGCCGCCGTCCGCCGCCCAACTCGCCACCCTGCGCACGGAGACCGACATCTACCGGCGGATCCTGGCCGCGGGCGGACTCGTCGCCCTCGGCACCGACCAGCCGCTCGTCCCGGTCGGCCTCTCCCTCCACCTCGGTCTGCGCGCCCTGCACCGGGGCGGCCTGTCCCCGGTCGAGGCCCTGCGGACGGCGACCGTGCTGCCCGCCCGGCTCTTCGGCCTGGAGGGCGACCTCGGCACGGTGCGGCCGGGCAGGCTCGCCGACCTGACCGTGGTGGACGGCGACCCCTTCACCGACTTCGACACCCTCGTCCGTACGGTCGCCGTGCTGCGGGGCGGGGTCCCGTACAGGACCGACGACCTCGTGGCCGCGTACGAGCCCGTGTCCGCGCCCGCCGCCCGCCGTGCGGCACGCGAGGTGGACTGGCTGGAGGCGGGGCGGCTGATGCGGCTCGAGGGGTGCTGCGACGCGGGCCACTGA